Within Bradymonas sediminis, the genomic segment TCAGCCCACAAACATCGGCGAGAAGGACCCGCAACCAGCGGTAGCTGCCGAGCCTTTGGGCGCGGATCATGGCGTCGGCGCAGACACTGCAAAGACTCAGCAAGATGAACCGGCGAAGGTTGTTGAGAAGCCCAAGCCCGCGCCGGCGACGACGAATAAGCCCAGAGATACGAAACAAAACACGGTAAAACCAAAAGACACCCGGCCCAAGACCATCACGAAGGTCGAGCGTCCGCCGGTCAAAACGGTGACACCCAAGCCCAAACCACCGGTCATTAAGGAAGAGCCGCCGAAGAAAAACACTGGCATGCTCTTGGCGCCGGAGCTCGAGCCCTCGATGGACCTCGCTCCCTGAGTTTGCTGGCCAGCAACCTCCCTCCATTTTTCCCGCAGCGCGTTGCGCGCAGGCCTTTTTATGTCGACGACACTCCCCAAACAGGCGCGTCTTGATGACGCGCCGTTTATTCTTCAAGACGGCCTATACGGCCTGATCCAGACCCTTCACGGAGCGATGCGTCGCGCCGCCGACGCCGGCGCGACCGCGCCCGAACTCGACGAACTCTTGTTGATGTCCGGCGTGGCCTTCAAGAGTTATATGCCCGAGTTTGAGGCGGCGGACCCGCACGCGTTTCAGCCCGATCATCTGGGAAAATACGTTTGCAATTGGGGCGCCTTTGAGAGCCTTGGCTATTATTATGGCTGGGACCTCAAGGAGTTTTTAACGCTCAATATTTTGGATTTCTGGAAGCTTCTGCAATTCGAGATCGCCAGCGGCCGCCCGGTCGTCACGCTGGACGCGCGCCCGGGCCTGCCGCCGATGCTCGTGCTCGGCTACGCCTTCGAGAAGGTCGAGGAACCCGGCGAGGACGGCAAGACAAAGCTGAGCGTTCGCAAATCACTTGACGTGCTTCGCGCGGGCGCCACCGAAGTCGAAACCATCGATATGAGTGAGGCCGTCGACTTCCAGCCCGACGAGCCGACGGTGCGCAATTGGATGCTCATCGCGCGTCCCGCGGTTCAGCCCGAATACGCGCCCGACCCGAAATATTTGCGCATACGTGTGCTCCGCTGGGCGGTGTCTCACGCGAAGAATCGGCGTGAGCTGAGCCAGGAATTCTCGCGCCACTACGCCAGCGGCCATCGGGCATTCGACGCATTCTTAGCGCGCCTCGACGCGATCGCGACCGGAGAAAAGCAGCCGGAATCCCTCGGCTCCGAATGGGCTGAATTCGCGCGCGCGCATGTCGCAGAGCTCGCGCGAGCCCGGGCCACGGCCGCGCGCTACTTGCCAAGATGGGCGAAGGACTTCGCCGAAGACTCGGAGTTATTCCCCGAGCCGCAGCCCCAATTTGGCGCGGCGATGCGCGCCTGCGCCGAAGCCTACGGACAGGTCGCCGAAGTGCTGGGTGCATGCAATGGCGAGGATTTTGAGTCGCTTCATCTGGCCTATAAGCAGGCCTATGACGCCGAAATTGCGGCGACTGGCGCCCTCAGCGATGCCCTCTCCTATTTGCCCTCCGGCATCTAAGCCGCGACAAAACTTAGCGAAAAAATTTATTCGCGTTCCTCGCTTTGTTAGTGTGTGAAGGTCATCATTTGGTGCGGAACGCAGGAAATTAATCTTCACAACATAAGGACTTCGTCATGAGAATGAGAGCGAATATCGGAAGATGGTGTGCCGCGGCGGCGCTTGCTGCATTTTGTTTGGCCCCCGGCAGCGCTTTTGCCGAGAGCGAGTGCTCCGTCGACAGCGATTGCGGGGAGAATTTCGTGTGCAATCTCTCGCAGGCGCCATGTGCATCGCCGCCGCCTTGTGACCCGGGTTCGGGCGAGGAATGCCAGGATATGCCGGCTTGTGAGCCGGAGACCTCCGGGCGATGCGAGCCCGCGCCGCCGGAGTCCTGCGAGACCGTGGCGGACTGCGAGGGCGGTCTGGTCTGCGTCACTTACACCTACGAGACTTGCACGGGTTGGGCCGAGCCAGCGTGCGACCCGAGCGGTGAGTCTTGTCCGGAGCCCGGGCCGACGCCCGATCCTGAGTGCACCACCGAAACTGAAGGTTATTGTCTGCCGCCATACCTCGCCCCATGCGAGAGCGCGTCGGATTGCGGCGAGGGCTTTGAGTGTAATGCTCCCGAGATTTGTAGTTGTTCGGGCGGTGGCCCTACCGATCCCGGTGCTCCGGCTGAGGGCGGCGACCGAGAGGGCGGCGAGCAACCGATGCCCCCGCAGGAAGACTGCGCCTGCGAGCCGGGTGACGTGAAATATTGCGAATTGCCCGAGCAGGAGTGCCAGACCGACGCGGACTGCGCCGGCGAGCTTATCTGCGCCGAATTGCCCGGTGGTATGTCGCCTGCGCCCGATGGCACTTGCACGAGCACGCCCGACGGTGAAACGGTTTGTGAAGAATTCGAGAGCCCCGAGCCCCAGGAGTCGGTCAGCTACTGCCTGCCGGCGGACTTCGAGCGTTGGATCGGCTCGGGTATCCCGGGGCACGCGGGCTACGGCTCGGCCGAGGACGACGCCGGAGCGCCCGATGGTGAGGGGCACTCCAATGGAGGAGAGGGCGATCGCGACTTCGTAGCCGCCGACGTCGACCGCGGCGACGCGCCGCAATCGGGCGGTGACGCCGGCCAGGACATGGACGACGGCTGTGGCTGCGCGAGCACTGGAAACTCGCTGCCCGGCTCCTTCGCAGCGCTGTTCTTTGCCCTGATGGGCATGGCCGGATTGCGCCGTCGCTCGAGCAAATAAGCGAGCGCTATTCGCCCGTCATCCGGCGGGCGAATGCGCTAGATAAGACGAAGCCCGGACCGCTTGATTAGCGGCCCGGGCTTCGTTTTTTTTGTGGAGCTTTTAGGCGTCGATTAGCGCGGCGAATTGTGCCCGAAGCGCCGGGTCGTCGCCGGCGCTCTCAAGCGCCTGAGCGATCAATTCGGTGACCTCCGCGCGCGAGATCTTCACTGGCGCGTCGGCGATAAACATCGCGTCATTGCCGCGCGCGTGGCGCAGCGTGCGCGCGGCCATCCATAGCGGGAGGATGCAAAACAGGCGCATCTCAACCTGCTCGGGCGGAATCCCCAGCGTGAACTCGAGGGCGTTAAAAAGACAGTGATGCGCGCGCTCAAATACCGGGGCCACTGTCTGGTGTGCGCTGCTTCGCATCGCCGGGTCCAGCATATCGCGGGGCTCCATCTCCTGGGTGTCCCAGAGGGTCTGGGGGATGAAACACCAGCCGCGCCCGAGGTCTTCGGTCTGATCCTTGAGGATATTGACTAATTGCAATCCCAGGCCGAAATCCTCGGCGTTCGCGCGCATTTGACGGATTCGCGCCTGAGAAATATCGGGCATCTCGGCCAAGAAGAGGCCGGTGAGCATCTGGCCGACGGTCCCGGCGACGAAATAGCAATACCGCTCCAGATCGCTGAGGGTGCGCAGCAGGACCAGCCCGTCCTCGCCGGGCTCGCGCCTGG encodes:
- a CDS encoding MYXO-CTERM sorting domain-containing protein encodes the protein MRMRANIGRWCAAAALAAFCLAPGSAFAESECSVDSDCGENFVCNLSQAPCASPPPCDPGSGEECQDMPACEPETSGRCEPAPPESCETVADCEGGLVCVTYTYETCTGWAEPACDPSGESCPEPGPTPDPECTTETEGYCLPPYLAPCESASDCGEGFECNAPEICSCSGGGPTDPGAPAEGGDREGGEQPMPPQEDCACEPGDVKYCELPEQECQTDADCAGELICAELPGGMSPAPDGTCTSTPDGETVCEEFESPEPQESVSYCLPADFERWIGSGIPGHAGYGSAEDDAGAPDGEGHSNGGEGDRDFVAADVDRGDAPQSGGDAGQDMDDGCGCASTGNSLPGSFAALFFALMGMAGLRRRSSK
- a CDS encoding squalene/phytoene synthase family protein, with translation MSYSASTADASVHVPPPRADIEPPAPAAHCPDLGAWAFCWRSLVEVSRTFSKPIEMLSPNLRAATACGYLICRIADTIEDDETLSNRERDALFAAMLEVLEDGAAPDTFIQLAAGLSGRPCELRLARNIDQVMRVFRALAPQHQKVCVTWAGEMIRGMGLYARREPGEDGLVLLRTLSDLERYCYFVAGTVGQMLTGLFLAEMPDISQARIRQMRANAEDFGLGLQLVNILKDQTEDLGRGWCFIPQTLWDTQEMEPRDMLDPAMRSSAHQTVAPVFERAHHCLFNALEFTLGIPPEQVEMRLFCILPLWMAARTLRHARGNDAMFIADAPVKISRAEVTELIAQALESAGDDPALRAQFAALIDA